A single region of the Rattus rattus isolate New Zealand chromosome 8, Rrattus_CSIRO_v1, whole genome shotgun sequence genome encodes:
- the Tmppe gene encoding transmembrane protein with metallophosphoesterase domain: MALFRQLSLGSKAALAAATVFVSMILSRSFLAEALELQAWRWLFRLQLALFVNSILLIGSSYIWRSTVSNLSHPPAVESTCFQLWKLVVMTFLALAHSSFFTMLFLVAEEPYLFSLAAYSCLGAYIIMVFFLCILNAMEQAYQFLAWRSGRVVGSPNKTRHLVLRPALAVAVTAVLSTIGLLNAAQPPLVKTVEVPIHQLPPSMNNLKIVLLSDIHLGPTVGRTKMEMFVRMVNRLEPDITVIVGDLSDSEASILRTAVAPLGQLRSRLGNYFVTGNHEYYTSDVSNWFTLLESLHVRPLHNENVKISSASGDPDSGGGEREWVCLAGVDDIEADILHYSGHGMDLDKALEGCSPEHATILLAHQPLAAKRALQARPDINLILSGHTHAGQIFPWNVAAYLLNPFFAGLYQVGKATFVYVSPGTAYYGIPMRLGSRAEITELILWRAP; this comes from the coding sequence ATGGCGCTCTTCAGGCagctgtccctgggctccaaggCTGCCCTGGCTGCAGCCACGGTCTTCGTGTCCATGATCCTCTCCCGCTCCTTCCTGGCGGAGGCCCTTGAGCTCCAGGCCTGGCGCTGGCTGTTCCGTCTGCAGCTGGCCCTGTTTGTGAACTCGATTCTGCTCATTGGTTCGTCGTATATCTGGCGGAGCACAGTGAGCAACCTCAGCCATCCCCCTGCTGTGGAATCTACCTGTTTCCAGCTTTGGAAGCTGGTTGTCATGACATTTCTGGCCCTGGCACATTCCAGCTTCTTCACCATGCTCTTCTTGGTGGCCGAGGAACCCTACCTGTTTTCCTTAGCAGCCTACTCCTGCCTGGGCGCCTACATCATCATGGTATTCTTCCTTTGCATCTTGAATGCCATGGAGCAGGCCTACCAGTTCTTAGCCTGGCGCAGTGGTAGGGTGGTGGGCAGCCCTAACAAGACAAGGCACCTGGTGCTCAGGCCTGCGCTGGCGGTGGCCGTGACGGCTGTGCTCAGTACCATTGGCCTCCTGAATGCTGCCCAACCCCCGTTGGTGAAAACCGTGGAGGTGCCCATCCACCAGCTGCCCCCTTCGATGAATAACCTCAAGATCGTGCTCCTTTCGGACATTCACTTGGGGCCCACGGTGGGCAGGACCAAGATGGAGATGTTTGTGAGGATGGTGAACAGGCTAGAGCCAGACATCACGGTGATCGTGGGCGACCTCTCCGATTCAGAAGCCTCCATCCTGCGGACGGCGGTCGCTCCTTTGGGTCAGCTCCGTTCCCGTCTCGGCAACTACTTCGTCACGGGTAATCACGAGTACTATACGTCGGACGTCAGCAACTGGTTCACACTGCTGGAATCCTTGCACGTCCGGCCCCTACATAATGAGAATGTCAAGATTTCTTCTGCCTCGGGGGACCCGGacagtggaggaggagagagagaatgggtctGTTTGGCAGGCGTGGATGACATAGAAGCAGATATCCTTCACTACTCTGGGCACGGCATGGACCTTGACAAGGCTCTGGAAGGCTGCAGCCCGGAACATGCCACCATCTTACTGGCTCATCAGCCTCTGGCTGCCAAGAGAGCCCTCCAGGCTCGGCCAGATATAAACTTGATCCTTTCCGGGCACACTCATGCAGGGCAGATCTTCCCCTGGAATGTCGCGGCCTATCTCCTGAACCCTTTCTTTGCTGGACTTTACCAAGTAGGCAAGGCTACGTTCGTGTATGTTAGCCCGGGTACAGCCTACTATGGGATACCCATGAGGTTGGGGAGCAGGGCAGAAATCACAGAACTCATACTGTGGCGGGCTCCGTAA